Proteins encoded by one window of Streptomyces sp. LX-29:
- a CDS encoding TerD family protein, producing the protein MTPGSNLPLPVARVAVDVTAPVRLDVSGLLLNANGKVRSDDDFVFYNQPTGPGVSHSASAPGGGDTITVDTTAVPADIEKIVVTASLDAPGATFAGTEPTATVRGADDGSVIATFTPPRLGSETALVVMEVYRRGGAWKVRAVGQGYANGLAGIATDFGVQLEEPAAPAAPVAPPAPPAPPTGAAAQFPPPPAMQPPAPAAPPAAPAAPAPGAGKINLDKGRVNLQKNQTVSLVKGGKPLLTSVKMGLGWEPAFRGKDIDLDASVIAFGVDRKKIDACFFGKLNILGHTIQHSGDNLTGEGGGDDEVITVHLGGLPPEVTGLVFTVNSFSGQKFTDVAKAYCRLLDAQTNEELVRFDLTHSEPRTGVMMAKLIRQFSGEWEMTAMGEYVDSRTVRGMVKPAGKAL; encoded by the coding sequence ATGACTCCCGGCTCGAACCTCCCGCTGCCCGTCGCGCGCGTGGCAGTGGACGTCACCGCACCGGTGCGGCTCGACGTGTCGGGCCTGCTCCTGAACGCCAACGGCAAAGTGCGCTCCGACGACGACTTCGTCTTCTACAACCAGCCCACCGGCCCCGGAGTGAGCCACTCCGCCTCGGCGCCGGGCGGCGGTGACACGATCACCGTCGACACCACGGCGGTCCCGGCCGACATCGAGAAGATCGTGGTGACCGCGAGCCTGGACGCCCCCGGCGCCACCTTCGCGGGCACCGAGCCCACGGCCACGGTGCGCGGCGCGGACGACGGCTCCGTCATCGCCACCTTCACTCCGCCGCGGCTGGGCAGCGAGACCGCGCTGGTGGTCATGGAGGTGTACCGCCGCGGCGGAGCCTGGAAGGTCCGCGCGGTCGGTCAGGGCTACGCCAACGGGCTGGCGGGCATCGCCACCGACTTCGGGGTGCAGCTCGAGGAGCCGGCCGCGCCCGCCGCGCCGGTCGCCCCGCCCGCGCCCCCCGCCCCGCCGACCGGCGCCGCCGCGCAGTTCCCCCCGCCGCCCGCCATGCAGCCGCCGGCCCCGGCCGCGCCGCCCGCCGCCCCGGCCGCCCCCGCGCCCGGCGCCGGGAAGATCAACCTCGACAAGGGCCGGGTCAACCTCCAGAAGAACCAGACGGTGTCCCTGGTCAAGGGCGGCAAGCCGCTGCTGACCTCGGTGAAGATGGGCCTCGGCTGGGAGCCCGCGTTCCGGGGCAAGGACATCGACCTGGACGCGTCCGTCATCGCCTTCGGCGTGGACCGCAAGAAGATCGACGCCTGCTTCTTCGGCAAGCTGAACATCCTGGGCCACACCATCCAGCACTCCGGCGACAACCTCACCGGCGAGGGCGGCGGGGACGACGAGGTGATCACCGTCCACCTCGGCGGCCTCCCCCCGGAGGTCACCGGCCTGGTGTTCACCGTGAACTCCTTCTCCGGGCAGAAGTTCACCGACGTCGCCAAGGCGTACTGCCGGCTGCTGGACGCCCAGACCAACGAGGAGCTGGTGCGCTTCGACCTCACCCACTCCGAGCCGCGCACGGGCGTGATGATGGCGAAGCTGATCCGCCAGTTCTCCGGCGAGTGGGAGATGACCGCGATGGGCGAGTACGTGGACTCGCGCACCGTCCGCGGCATGGTCAAGCCCGCCGGAAAGGCGCTGTAG
- a CDS encoding helix-turn-helix domain-containing protein: MHTVAVLALDEVIPFDLSTPIEVFGRARLPDGRNAYRVRVCAPTEEVSAGTFTVRAHSGLEALAEADTIMIPGVAQPIGPFPEDVLSALRRAAASGTRIASICAGSFVLAAAGLLDGLRATTHWATAGELAARHPEIEVDPDVLYVDNGQFLTSAGAAAGLDLCLHMIRRDHGSAVAADSARSAVMPLERHGGQAQFIVHEPPTPDGATLEPLLRWMQENAGRELTLDDIAGHARLSTRTLNRRFREQTGTTPLQWLHRARIRQAQYLLETTGYSVDRIACQVGFGSPTAFRDRFKRLVGTSPQSYRRAFQGPTPAIPWRDRPATGAEGAGVKVKELQTRVAR, encoded by the coding sequence ATGCACACCGTCGCCGTACTCGCGCTCGACGAGGTCATACCGTTCGATCTGTCCACGCCGATCGAGGTGTTCGGGCGCGCCCGCCTGCCCGACGGCCGCAACGCCTACCGGGTCCGGGTGTGCGCCCCGACCGAGGAGGTCAGCGCCGGCACGTTCACCGTGCGCGCGCACTCCGGCCTCGAGGCGCTGGCCGAGGCGGACACCATCATGATCCCGGGCGTCGCCCAGCCCATCGGCCCCTTCCCCGAGGACGTGCTGTCGGCGCTGCGCCGCGCGGCCGCCAGCGGCACCCGCATCGCCTCGATCTGCGCCGGGTCGTTCGTGCTCGCCGCCGCCGGGCTGCTGGACGGGCTGCGGGCGACCACCCACTGGGCGACCGCGGGGGAGCTGGCCGCGCGCCACCCGGAGATCGAGGTGGACCCGGATGTGCTCTATGTCGACAACGGTCAGTTCCTGACCTCGGCCGGGGCCGCCGCCGGGCTCGACCTCTGCCTGCACATGATCCGCCGCGACCACGGCTCCGCGGTCGCCGCCGACTCCGCGCGGAGCGCGGTGATGCCCCTGGAGCGCCACGGCGGGCAGGCGCAGTTCATCGTGCACGAGCCGCCCACGCCCGACGGGGCGACCCTGGAGCCGCTGCTGCGCTGGATGCAGGAGAACGCGGGGCGCGAGCTCACCCTGGACGACATCGCCGGCCACGCCCGGCTGAGCACCCGCACCCTCAACCGGCGCTTCCGCGAGCAGACCGGCACGACCCCGCTCCAGTGGCTGCACCGCGCCCGGATACGGCAGGCGCAGTACCTGCTGGAGACCACCGGCTACTCCGTGGACCGGATCGCCTGCCAGGTCGGCTTCGGCTCCCCCACCGCCTTCCGTGACCGCTTCAAACGCCTGGTCGGGACCAGCCCGCAGTCCTACCGCCGGGCCTTCCAGGGCCCGACCCCCGCGATCCCCTGGCGGGACCGGCCCGCCACGGGGGCCGAGGGGGCGGGGGTGAAGGTCAAGGAACTGCAAACCCGGGTCGCTCGTTAG
- a CDS encoding DUF3817 domain-containing protein, translating to MDSAKAKLLLRVAAAIELLSLLVLLGNLATVHVPAVASVLGPTHGCAYLFVVIAAIQAGAQGRGRAKAFVPGVGGLLAVRHLDRS from the coding sequence ATGGACAGCGCCAAGGCCAAGCTGCTGCTGCGGGTCGCCGCCGCCATCGAACTCCTCAGCCTGCTGGTCCTGCTGGGCAACCTGGCCACCGTGCATGTGCCCGCCGTGGCCTCGGTGCTCGGCCCCACCCACGGCTGTGCCTACCTCTTCGTCGTCATCGCCGCGATCCAGGCGGGCGCGCAGGGGAGAGGCAGAGCGAAGGCTTTCGTCCCAGGTGTCGGCGGACTGCTCGCCGTACGCCACCTCGACCGGAGCTAG
- a CDS encoding DUF1565 domain-containing protein — translation MRRRRRYRGRHRKDRTLPLGTLVIVASAAAGVYLTAAPGGASAAPTTVFVAPNGSDGGGGTRSAPYRTIEKAISVADAGTTIRVRGGTYYPRSPLSSETDGTRGRRVVLTGDGPDPVVVDGARLSSGPALLSLRADYWTVSDIEFRNAPGAEIICSACEGFVFRESAHR, via the coding sequence ATGAGACGCCGCCGCCGCTACCGCGGGCGCCACCGCAAGGACCGTACGCTGCCCTTGGGCACGTTGGTCATCGTGGCCTCGGCCGCTGCGGGCGTGTATCTGACCGCGGCCCCGGGCGGTGCCAGTGCCGCGCCGACCACGGTCTTTGTGGCGCCCAACGGCAGTGATGGTGGCGGTGGCACGCGCTCCGCGCCGTACCGGACGATCGAGAAGGCGATCTCCGTCGCGGACGCCGGCACCACCATCAGGGTGCGCGGTGGCACCTACTATCCGCGGTCCCCGCTGAGCAGTGAGACGGACGGCACTCGGGGCCGCCGGGTGGTGCTCACCGGCGACGGCCCGGATCCGGTCGTCGTGGACGGGGCGCGACTCTCCTCCGGCCCCGCCCTGCTCTCGCTGCGCGCCGATTACTGGACCGTTTCGGACATTGAATTCCGCAACGCGCCGGGCGCCGAAATTATCTGTTCCGCTTGTGAGGGTTTCGTATTTCGGGAATCCGCGCACCGCTGA
- a CDS encoding NCS2 family permease yields MPRQVLDHAQAPPRTIGNNAIDRFFRISERGSDFGREIRGGFATFFTMAYILVLNPIILGGAEDKYGHHLSHTQLATATALVACVMTVIMGVGGNLPLALAAGLGLNAVVAFQIAPQMSWDDAMGLVVLEGLIISLLVVTGLREAVMHAIPQPLKQAISVGIGLFIAFIGFIDAGFVTRIPGDTGSVPVQLGAHGELTGWPVLIFCVGVLLTIALMSRGLKGAILISIVATTTLAILINEIADIKPQAWGLTVPDVPDDIVASPDFGLVGDFSLFGAWDEVGALTLVLIIFTLILSDFFDTMGTVVGVSNEAGLLDHQGKVPNLGRVLLIDGVAAAAGGAASASSNTSYIESAAGVGEGARTGFASVVTGGLFGLALFLTPLATVVPAQAAAPALIAVGFLLMSQVRHIAWDNMEIAIPAFLTVSVMPFTYSITNGIGAGFVSYVVIKTVMGKAREVHWLLWGTALLFVGYFAIDPIEQLLT; encoded by the coding sequence GTGCCACGACAGGTCCTTGACCATGCCCAAGCGCCACCCCGCACCATCGGAAACAACGCGATCGACCGGTTCTTCCGGATATCTGAGCGAGGATCCGACTTCGGTCGGGAGATTCGCGGCGGTTTCGCCACCTTCTTTACGATGGCCTACATCCTCGTGCTGAACCCGATCATCCTGGGCGGCGCGGAGGACAAGTACGGTCACCACCTCTCGCACACCCAACTGGCCACCGCCACCGCGCTGGTGGCCTGCGTGATGACCGTCATCATGGGCGTGGGCGGCAACCTTCCGCTGGCGCTGGCCGCCGGTCTCGGCCTGAACGCCGTCGTGGCCTTCCAGATCGCCCCGCAGATGAGCTGGGACGACGCCATGGGCCTGGTGGTCCTGGAGGGTCTGATCATCTCGCTGCTGGTGGTCACCGGCCTTCGGGAGGCGGTCATGCACGCCATCCCGCAGCCGCTGAAGCAGGCGATCAGCGTCGGCATCGGCCTGTTCATCGCCTTCATCGGCTTCATCGACGCCGGCTTCGTCACCCGCATCCCGGGCGACACCGGCTCCGTCCCGGTTCAGCTCGGCGCGCACGGCGAGCTGACCGGCTGGCCGGTGCTGATCTTCTGCGTCGGCGTGCTGCTGACCATCGCGCTGATGTCCCGGGGGCTCAAGGGCGCCATCCTCATCAGCATCGTGGCCACCACCACCCTGGCGATCCTGATCAACGAGATCGCCGACATCAAGCCGCAGGCATGGGGGCTGACCGTCCCCGACGTGCCCGACGACATCGTGGCCTCGCCCGACTTCGGACTGGTCGGCGACTTCAGCCTGTTCGGCGCCTGGGACGAGGTCGGCGCCCTCACCCTGGTCCTGATCATCTTCACGCTGATCCTGTCCGACTTCTTCGACACCATGGGCACGGTCGTGGGCGTCAGCAACGAGGCCGGACTGCTGGACCACCAGGGCAAGGTGCCCAACCTGGGCCGGGTGCTGCTCATCGACGGCGTCGCGGCGGCCGCCGGCGGCGCGGCCTCCGCGTCCTCCAACACCAGCTACATCGAGTCGGCGGCCGGCGTCGGGGAGGGCGCCCGCACCGGCTTCGCCAGCGTGGTGACCGGCGGCCTCTTCGGGCTTGCGCTCTTCCTGACCCCGCTGGCGACCGTGGTCCCCGCGCAGGCCGCCGCGCCCGCGCTGATCGCCGTCGGCTTCCTGCTGATGAGCCAGGTGCGGCACATCGCCTGGGACAACATGGAGATCGCCATCCCGGCGTTCCTCACCGTCTCGGTGATGCCGTTCACCTACTCCATCACCAACGGCATCGGGGCGGGCTTCGTCTCCTACGTCGTCATCAAGACGGTGATGGGCAAGGCCCGCGAGGTGCACTGGCTGCTGTGGGGCACCGCGCTGCTGTTCGTCGGGTACTTCGCGATCGACCCGATCGAGCAGCTGCTGACGTAG